A stretch of Exiguobacterium sp. BMC-KP DNA encodes these proteins:
- a CDS encoding LD-carboxypeptidase: MLDHVQLVMPKNEEDRARAFYAGLLHMKEVEKPAGVQASGGVWFEDHGAAIHLGIEDPFSPAKKAHPGLTVAAFEALSDRLQTAGYPVEHDARLAPRRRFFTADPFGNRIEIIAAHLPPLTPKKLTDGSHVRLVAPASSLSTVEMKIIDVAIQTLESFGLRVSISQHARATNPFGSSDPELRVADLHAAFADPNVDAILCVRGGFSTNELVDLLDYELIRTHPKVLCGFSDITALSHAILTNTGLVTYSGPMLRAFRDRDAYTIDYFKQVLFGMDPVTIKPSIHWRDTDRGHVITLPNKGPILLSAGQASGRLLGGNLCTLNLLQGTPHFPDLRDAILFLEDDYEVHPATFARDFASLMAQPGAETIRGIVFGRFQLATKMTEEHLRYLISLYPFLEQVPVLANVDFGHTSPLFTFPIGGQVELHDEVIRLHIS; encoded by the coding sequence ATGTTAGATCATGTCCAGCTCGTTATGCCGAAAAACGAAGAAGATCGCGCCCGTGCATTTTATGCCGGGCTTTTACATATGAAGGAAGTCGAAAAGCCTGCTGGCGTTCAAGCGAGTGGGGGTGTATGGTTCGAAGATCACGGTGCAGCGATTCACCTTGGTATCGAGGATCCGTTCTCTCCTGCTAAAAAAGCACATCCCGGATTAACCGTCGCTGCGTTTGAAGCGTTAAGTGATCGGCTCCAAACAGCCGGATATCCAGTCGAACACGACGCCCGCCTTGCGCCACGTCGTCGATTCTTCACAGCCGATCCATTCGGTAACCGTATTGAAATCATCGCTGCTCACTTGCCACCGTTAACGCCAAAAAAGCTGACGGACGGCTCTCATGTACGACTAGTCGCACCTGCTTCGAGCCTTTCGACGGTTGAGATGAAGATCATTGACGTGGCAATCCAGACGCTCGAATCGTTCGGCTTACGTGTCTCGATTAGCCAACATGCGCGTGCTACCAATCCATTCGGTTCAAGTGATCCAGAGTTACGGGTTGCCGACCTTCATGCTGCGTTCGCTGATCCGAACGTTGATGCAATCCTATGCGTTCGTGGTGGATTCAGTACGAATGAACTCGTCGACTTACTCGATTACGAACTGATTCGGACGCATCCGAAGGTTCTGTGTGGTTTCTCCGATATCACAGCACTCAGTCATGCCATTCTGACGAATACCGGATTAGTGACATACTCTGGTCCCATGTTACGCGCTTTCCGTGATCGTGATGCCTATACGATCGATTACTTCAAACAAGTCTTGTTCGGAATGGACCCCGTTACGATCAAGCCGTCGATTCATTGGCGTGATACAGATCGCGGACACGTCATTACATTACCGAACAAAGGACCGATTCTCTTATCAGCAGGACAAGCAAGTGGGCGTCTACTTGGCGGAAACCTTTGTACATTGAATCTACTTCAAGGCACGCCCCATTTCCCCGATTTACGGGATGCAATCCTGTTCCTTGAAGACGATTACGAAGTCCACCCAGCGACGTTTGCCCGTGATTTCGCCTCGTTGATGGCGCAACCAGGTGCCGAAACAATTCGTGGTATCGTCTTCGGACGGTTCCAACTCGCAACGAAGATGACGGAAGAGCATTTGCGTTATCTGATCTCGCTCTATCCATTCCTAGAGCAGGTTCCAGTCCTTGCGAATGTTGATTTTGGACATACGAGTCCCCTGTTTACGTTCCCGATCGGTGGACAGGTTGAACTGCATGACGAGGTCATTCGACTTCATATTTCCTGA
- a CDS encoding RrF2 family transcriptional regulator, with the protein MRMTRYTDYAIRSLLFAAAHPDRLVRIQEVADCYDISKNHLMKVVYRLGQSGLIDSVRGRGGGFRLAGPPDAIHIGDVVQLFEPTVHFLDPQEGIHEVPSLNPARDAFDDAIAAFHQVLNSYTVHDLLHPTADTHPQILEMIPSRD; encoded by the coding sequence ATGCGCATGACACGTTATACGGATTATGCGATCCGGTCCCTGCTGTTCGCAGCAGCCCATCCCGATCGTTTAGTCCGAATCCAGGAAGTAGCGGATTGTTACGACATTTCTAAAAATCATTTGATGAAAGTAGTCTATCGTTTAGGACAGAGTGGTTTGATTGATTCTGTTCGTGGTCGTGGAGGTGGATTCCGATTAGCAGGTCCTCCAGATGCAATTCATATCGGTGACGTCGTACAACTGTTTGAACCAACCGTTCATTTTCTCGATCCGCAAGAAGGCATTCACGAGGTCCCTTCGCTTAATCCGGCACGTGATGCTTTCGATGATGCCATTGCGGCGTTCCATCAAGTACTCAATAGTTACACAGTACATGATTTGCTACATCCGACAGCTGACACTCATCCACAAATACTTGAAATGATTCCGAGCCGCGATTGA
- a CDS encoding MDR family MFS transporter, which produces MFNALKQLDRNIWIRFVGETITGIMMFMIAPFLVLYYADRLDSYFLVGVIMATGPIMSLVGAVLGGHFADKFGRKPLMVISIIGDVIALIGFSFADSFGPLLALNALLGLSSSLFHPAASAMVADVTPPERLNESFGLLRMGHNVGAAFGPLLGSAVLFVDRSLIFYSAAFVFFLYGLVLYFFIEETKPDYIEKTDEVKVSPLTVLRKDHVFLIFIGAGVFISMGFALVESMLPVFLKEALPGLPTKQNPFPYLMALNGIMVVLFQFPIAARLSGKAFGKVMLLGASIFGIGMIFLAFVPSYLFSLGTDYVVLVTILLAIYAFYTLGEMIMSPVQMTFIALIAPEHLRGTYNGAASLQWLIGGVTAPLLGSLFLDSGKGDFALAFIGLLCCVSGGVYLALDRSIQRAKRLTKSA; this is translated from the coding sequence ATGTTTAACGCACTCAAACAGCTTGATCGCAACATCTGGATCCGGTTCGTCGGGGAAACGATCACCGGAATCATGATGTTCATGATTGCACCATTTTTAGTTCTCTATTACGCGGATCGACTCGATTCCTACTTCTTAGTCGGTGTCATCATGGCGACCGGACCGATCATGTCACTCGTCGGAGCTGTCCTTGGTGGTCACTTCGCCGATAAGTTCGGTCGAAAACCACTGATGGTCATCTCGATCATCGGTGACGTCATCGCTTTGATTGGTTTCTCGTTCGCCGATTCATTCGGACCGCTGCTTGCTTTGAATGCACTGCTCGGTTTATCGAGTTCACTGTTCCACCCAGCGGCAAGCGCGATGGTCGCTGACGTCACACCACCGGAGCGGTTGAACGAATCGTTCGGTCTGCTTCGGATGGGTCATAACGTCGGAGCAGCATTCGGTCCACTTCTCGGAAGTGCCGTCCTATTCGTCGATCGTTCACTCATCTTCTACTCTGCTGCTTTCGTCTTTTTCCTATACGGACTCGTTCTCTATTTCTTCATCGAGGAGACGAAACCGGACTATATCGAAAAAACAGACGAAGTCAAAGTCTCTCCACTCACCGTATTACGGAAGGACCACGTCTTCCTGATCTTTATCGGTGCGGGTGTCTTCATTTCAATGGGCTTCGCTCTTGTTGAGAGCATGTTACCGGTCTTCTTGAAGGAAGCATTGCCAGGTTTACCAACGAAGCAAAATCCGTTCCCTTATTTGATGGCACTGAACGGGATCATGGTCGTCTTATTCCAATTCCCGATTGCGGCTCGTTTGTCAGGTAAGGCATTCGGAAAAGTCATGTTGCTCGGCGCCTCGATCTTCGGCATCGGCATGATTTTCCTCGCGTTCGTGCCGTCTTATCTGTTCTCACTTGGAACTGACTATGTCGTGCTCGTGACGATCTTACTTGCAATCTATGCATTCTATACGCTTGGTGAGATGATCATGTCACCTGTCCAGATGACATTCATCGCTTTGATTGCACCGGAACATCTACGAGGTACGTATAACGGTGCTGCGAGTCTGCAGTGGTTGATCGGTGGTGTCACCGCACCACTTCTCGGGTCCCTGTTCCTCGATTCAGGAAAAGGTGACTTCGCTTTAGCGTTCATCGGATTGCTCTGCTGTGTGTCGGGTGGGGTCTATCTTGCGCTTGATCGTTCAATTCAACGAGCGAAACGGTTAACAAAATCTGCTTAA
- a CDS encoding peptide chain release factor 3 gives MTNILQTEVEKRRIFGIISHPDAGKTTLTEKFLLHGGAIREAGSVKARKNSKFAKSDWMEIEKQRGISVTSSVMQFEYDKKIVSIMDTPGHSDFGEDTYRILTAVDSAIMVIDAAKGIESQTKKLFQVCRMRGIPIFTFINKMDRQARDPLELMEELEEVLGIPSVAVTWPAGSGQQFEGVYDRVKGQFHCFKNDRKTIELGEEGLANEELATTINSEMYETLMDEVDLLDGAGNEYNEELIAKGELTPVFFGSALVDFGVTPLLEHYLNLSPSPTPRESNKGKVEPAQEFFSGFVFKIQANMNPNHRDRIAFVRICTGKFDRGMDVVLTRTGKKMKLSQSTQFMADERETVNEAFAGDVIGLYDSGNYQIGDTITNGDPSLQYEELPTFAPELFLKVYTKNALKSKQFQKGVEQLAQEGAIQVYKTEYNEIILGAIGQLQFEVFEHRLKGEYGVDILKDAANFQVAKWIKPAEVAAVKQLTDSRTVLVYDRWENAVLLFANDFVYERFVQKNEGTITLVDSPQQL, from the coding sequence ATGACAAACATTCTACAAACGGAAGTCGAAAAACGTCGGATTTTCGGCATCATTTCCCACCCGGATGCGGGTAAGACGACATTAACTGAAAAATTCCTCCTGCACGGAGGAGCAATCCGTGAGGCAGGTTCTGTCAAAGCACGGAAAAACTCGAAATTCGCGAAATCCGACTGGATGGAAATCGAAAAACAACGCGGAATCTCCGTAACATCTTCGGTCATGCAATTCGAATACGATAAAAAAATCGTTTCCATCATGGATACACCAGGTCACTCAGACTTCGGTGAAGATACGTACCGGATCCTGACAGCTGTTGACTCAGCAATCATGGTCATCGATGCGGCGAAAGGGATCGAGTCGCAAACGAAAAAACTTTTCCAAGTTTGTCGGATGCGCGGTATTCCAATCTTTACGTTCATCAACAAGATGGATCGTCAAGCGCGTGACCCACTCGAATTGATGGAAGAACTCGAAGAAGTTCTTGGCATCCCATCGGTTGCTGTGACGTGGCCAGCTGGATCAGGTCAACAGTTCGAAGGTGTCTACGACCGTGTCAAAGGACAATTCCATTGCTTCAAGAACGATCGTAAGACGATCGAACTCGGGGAAGAAGGTCTAGCGAACGAAGAACTCGCGACAACAATCAACTCGGAAATGTACGAGACATTGATGGACGAAGTCGACTTACTCGACGGCGCAGGTAACGAATACAATGAAGAATTGATTGCAAAAGGCGAACTGACTCCGGTCTTCTTCGGATCAGCCCTCGTCGATTTCGGTGTTACACCGCTCCTCGAGCATTACTTGAACCTGTCTCCTTCACCGACACCACGTGAGTCGAACAAAGGGAAGGTCGAACCTGCTCAAGAATTCTTCAGTGGTTTCGTCTTCAAAATTCAAGCGAACATGAACCCGAACCACCGCGACCGGATTGCTTTCGTCCGGATTTGTACGGGTAAGTTTGATCGTGGGATGGACGTCGTCTTGACACGGACAGGTAAGAAAATGAAACTGTCACAGTCAACTCAATTCATGGCGGATGAGCGTGAAACGGTCAACGAAGCGTTTGCAGGAGACGTCATTGGATTATACGATTCAGGTAACTATCAAATCGGTGATACGATCACGAACGGTGATCCATCACTGCAATACGAAGAACTCCCAACATTCGCACCGGAGCTCTTCTTAAAGGTCTATACGAAAAACGCCTTGAAGTCGAAACAGTTCCAAAAAGGTGTCGAGCAGCTCGCGCAAGAAGGAGCGATCCAAGTCTACAAGACGGAATACAACGAAATCATTCTCGGAGCCATCGGGCAACTCCAATTCGAAGTCTTCGAGCACCGGCTCAAAGGTGAGTATGGCGTTGATATCTTGAAGGATGCTGCGAACTTCCAAGTCGCAAAATGGATTAAACCGGCAGAAGTCGCTGCTGTCAAACAATTGACGGATTCACGGACAGTTCTTGTGTATGACCGCTGGGAAAATGCTGTATTGCTATTTGCGAACGATTTCGTCTACGAGCGATTCGTTCAGAAAAACGAGGGAACGATCACATTGGTCGATTCACCACAACAACTTTAA
- a CDS encoding general stress protein has translation MAKRFVGIYQDQSSLERKIEDLKQQGHHDSDFSVVGRDDAADEASGASWIDQVKSKFSKEPPLRETLKRVGHSDDEAERHYAEVERGGLALFVKDRNHDHDHDHEHHHNHDHDHRHDDNKVENPGNNAYESNHREDGEKSDRAKWKADDID, from the coding sequence ATGGCGAAACGGTTTGTTGGAATCTATCAGGATCAATCGAGTCTAGAACGAAAAATTGAGGATTTGAAACAACAGGGGCATCATGATTCGGACTTTTCTGTAGTGGGTCGAGATGACGCAGCAGACGAAGCATCAGGTGCAAGCTGGATCGATCAAGTCAAATCAAAGTTCTCTAAAGAACCACCGCTTCGTGAGACGTTAAAACGTGTCGGGCATTCAGATGATGAGGCAGAACGGCATTACGCGGAAGTTGAGCGCGGCGGTCTTGCATTGTTCGTCAAGGATCGAAATCACGACCATGATCATGACCATGAGCATCATCATAACCATGACCACGATCATCGGCACGATGACAATAAAGTCGAAAATCCAGGGAACAACGCCTATGAATCCAATCATCGTGAGGACGGTGAGAAGAGCGACCGGGCGAAATGGAAAGCCGACGATATCGACTAA
- a CDS encoding MBL fold metallo-hydrolase, with protein sequence MKKVVTALAGIGLASAWFINRYPVFGKRPSRADRRSFERSDRFIDGKFKNETDFQLKMEWESMKSILKDYGRNIPNLRPVKALPTLPYQRRQDDSEAPRVTWFGHSAFLLELDGQTIFFDPMLGRAPSPFPKLGGGRFQTTQTVDLERLPLIDVVVYSHDHYDHLDYPSLLALKNRVGRFIVPLGVGSRLRGWGVSADRITELDWHESTQVGGITLTAAPSRHYSGRNGLDQFSTLWASWVIEGSQKVFFSGDSGYGPHFKAIGEQYGPFDLTMMECGQYDVRWSNSHMLPEQTVQAHRDVKGRVLMPIHWSAFILAFHAWFEPVERLLKEAKRDEIPVLTPMIGESVTPGSTTRKWWREVR encoded by the coding sequence ATGAAAAAAGTAGTGACAGCTTTAGCAGGAATCGGTCTTGCAAGTGCGTGGTTCATCAACCGGTATCCTGTGTTCGGTAAACGCCCAAGCCGAGCGGATCGACGTAGTTTTGAACGGTCAGATCGTTTTATCGACGGGAAATTCAAAAATGAGACGGATTTCCAGTTGAAGATGGAATGGGAATCGATGAAAAGTATTTTAAAGGACTACGGAAGAAACATTCCGAATCTACGTCCTGTCAAAGCATTGCCAACGCTTCCGTATCAACGACGGCAAGACGATAGCGAAGCACCACGTGTCACATGGTTTGGACATTCAGCGTTTTTACTCGAACTTGACGGGCAAACGATTTTCTTTGACCCGATGCTCGGTCGCGCCCCGTCACCATTCCCAAAACTAGGTGGGGGACGTTTTCAAACGACGCAAACGGTTGACCTCGAACGTCTTCCATTGATCGATGTTGTCGTCTATTCACATGATCATTATGATCATCTTGACTATCCGTCGCTCCTCGCCTTGAAAAATCGAGTCGGTCGCTTCATCGTGCCGCTCGGTGTTGGTAGTCGTCTGCGTGGATGGGGCGTATCAGCAGATCGGATCACGGAACTCGACTGGCATGAGTCGACGCAAGTTGGCGGTATTACACTGACGGCAGCTCCGTCACGTCATTATTCCGGTCGAAATGGTCTCGATCAGTTTTCAACACTTTGGGCGTCATGGGTCATCGAAGGTTCACAAAAAGTCTTCTTTAGTGGCGACAGCGGATACGGTCCGCACTTCAAAGCGATTGGTGAACAATATGGTCCGTTTGATCTGACGATGATGGAATGTGGTCAGTATGATGTTCGGTGGTCGAATTCGCATATGTTACCGGAACAAACGGTTCAAGCGCACCGCGATGTCAAAGGACGGGTCTTGATGCCGATTCACTGGTCCGCTTTTATCCTCGCGTTTCACGCTTGGTTCGAACCGGTCGAACGGTTATTGAAAGAAGCAAAACGCGATGAGATTCCTGTTTTGACACCGATGATTGGGGAGAGTGTGACACCAGGGAGCACGACACGGAAATGGTGGCGCGAGGTGCGTTGA
- a CDS encoding purine/pyrimidine permease, producing MKQTTSTFQWIVFLLANTIALPIVVASLFDLSSVETAALVQRSFFVGGIACFLHGAFGHRLPIVSGPAGSWVSIFVVIAALPVDSKTAFTIAMAAVVIAGVVLIILGLTGWTKYLLPVFTPLVSGTFLLLLCIQLTGVMLGAVLAVEATRLAGIITFLLVLGLSQFGPSRLRPFALMIGILVGWLVSRPSLPASSNLFAPPQALPFGWPQFDGSAFLVAIPFAILLVVNLIAALSAVEATLQKQGRLHQGLSIEGVIHLLAATFSTLVPVPLPITSGFIAQTGSRKRRPFLIASLVIALIGFFPSLIGIIATLPRSVASAALLATLPHMFLIAWQSAESNMENSRRRHAFAISAVIGISILLQSTVIAEVLPLTLRPFLSNGLLVGTMLVLGFEIIEKVRSRRAKQADRLAS from the coding sequence ATGAAACAAACGACTTCTACCTTCCAGTGGATCGTCTTTTTACTCGCGAACACGATTGCGTTACCAATCGTCGTCGCCAGTCTGTTCGACCTCTCCTCAGTCGAAACAGCTGCCCTTGTACAACGGTCGTTCTTTGTAGGCGGGATTGCCTGTTTCCTACATGGCGCTTTCGGCCACCGGCTTCCGATCGTATCGGGACCTGCCGGATCATGGGTCAGTATTTTCGTCGTCATCGCCGCCTTACCGGTCGATTCAAAAACAGCCTTTACGATTGCAATGGCAGCTGTCGTCATTGCTGGTGTTGTCCTCATCATCCTTGGTTTAACAGGATGGACGAAATACTTATTACCTGTCTTCACACCGCTCGTCAGCGGAACATTTTTGCTCTTATTATGTATTCAATTAACAGGTGTCATGCTCGGTGCCGTACTTGCTGTTGAAGCAACACGTCTCGCCGGGATCATCACGTTCTTGCTCGTTCTCGGACTCAGCCAATTTGGTCCGAGTCGCTTGCGCCCATTTGCCTTAATGATCGGAATTCTCGTCGGTTGGCTCGTTAGCCGTCCATCGCTTCCTGCGTCGTCTAATTTATTCGCACCACCACAAGCGTTACCATTCGGGTGGCCGCAGTTTGACGGCAGTGCATTTCTTGTCGCGATTCCGTTCGCGATCTTACTCGTTGTCAACTTGATTGCTGCCTTAAGTGCCGTCGAAGCGACGCTTCAAAAACAAGGACGCTTGCACCAAGGGTTATCGATCGAAGGTGTCATTCACCTACTTGCTGCTACGTTCTCGACGCTCGTACCGGTTCCTTTACCGATCACGAGTGGATTCATCGCGCAAACCGGTAGCCGGAAACGTCGTCCGTTCTTGATTGCCTCACTCGTCATCGCGCTGATCGGTTTCTTCCCAAGCTTGATCGGGATCATTGCGACATTACCACGTAGCGTCGCGAGTGCCGCGTTGCTTGCGACATTGCCGCACATGTTCCTGATTGCCTGGCAGTCAGCGGAAAGTAACATGGAAAATAGTCGACGCCGTCACGCGTTTGCGATCAGTGCCGTCATCGGCATCAGTATCTTGTTACAATCAACCGTCATCGCAGAAGTCCTGCCGTTGACGCTTCGTCCGTTCCTCAGTAATGGACTACTCGTCGGAACAATGCTTGTGCTCGGTTTCGAAATCATCGAAAAAGTGCGTTCCCGTCGCGCAAAACAAGCGGATCGATTAGCGAGCTAA
- a CDS encoding LysR family transcriptional regulator has product MDLRQYRYFCAVFEEQSVTRAAERLRMAQPALTQQIRRMEEELGVRLVERAGRGIRITPSGSRLYERAVSLLQFEQETRMEVSDIEAGRTGILRIGVNTLSASRLVEWIELMKRRHPGIILQVHQGESSALIERLKERSLDAAFVRLPIDAQGISIEWMEEEPFHQVWHPDHPTADIIIPSQEGLGVFQTLSQRLGVVSQETCSDVLTLIGLVRSGQAVTVLPESTLRELDMTGLHQTYLSGASSTTAFVWLTETGPTTLTKQFIEIMQETAE; this is encoded by the coding sequence ATGGATTTACGGCAGTATCGCTATTTTTGTGCGGTCTTTGAGGAACAGTCCGTTACGCGAGCAGCAGAGCGCTTACGGATGGCACAACCTGCCTTAACCCAGCAGATTCGACGAATGGAAGAAGAGCTCGGGGTTCGCCTCGTCGAACGAGCAGGGCGCGGGATCCGGATTACACCAAGCGGCAGTCGTTTGTATGAGCGGGCGGTCTCCTTGCTACAGTTTGAGCAGGAGACACGGATGGAGGTGAGTGACATTGAAGCCGGGCGGACAGGAATTTTGCGGATTGGTGTTAACACGTTATCAGCTAGTCGTTTAGTCGAATGGATTGAACTGATGAAGCGGCGACATCCCGGTATCATCTTACAAGTTCACCAAGGAGAATCCAGTGCACTCATCGAACGGTTGAAGGAGCGGTCACTTGATGCAGCATTTGTTCGTCTCCCGATTGATGCGCAAGGGATCTCGATCGAATGGATGGAGGAAGAACCATTTCATCAAGTGTGGCACCCTGATCATCCGACCGCAGATATCATCATTCCAAGTCAAGAAGGGCTCGGTGTCTTTCAGACATTAAGTCAACGGTTAGGCGTCGTGTCGCAAGAGACATGTTCCGACGTTTTGACGCTGATCGGACTCGTACGCAGTGGACAAGCTGTAACCGTCTTACCGGAAAGTACATTGCGGGAACTAGATATGACAGGACTACACCAGACATACCTGTCAGGTGCATCAAGTACGACGGCTTTCGTCTGGTTAACGGAGACGGGACCGACGACACTGACGAAACAATTCATTGAAATCATGCAAGAAACAGCAGAATGA
- a CDS encoding RNA-splicing ligase RtcB, giving the protein MKTIQGTYGEAKIFTDNVDDLTIKQVSTMLNEQFATDSHVRIMPDCHAGKGSVIGTTMHVTDEVVPNLVGVDIGCGMLCTRLVEQGPIDYAKLDATIQRLVPSGMSVRQQAHPLSEQVLFNEVLAPFNETRARLSIGTLGGGNHFIELNQDGAGYLYLVIHSGSRNLGKTIAEHYQAEAETTRFQFDADQVIAELKQQGLESDIQETLQQLKEQRSSFNKNLASVSGEAMERYLHDLQIAQRYAALNRQAMTEVIFEAMGWTVADQFDTIHNYIDLEAMILRKGAISAKAGERAIIPMNMRDGSLIVVGKGNPDWNYSAPHGAGRIMSRSKAFKTVELEAFEKTMTDVWSSSVVASTRDESPFVYKPMDEIIRNTKETVDVVDIIKPLYNFKAK; this is encoded by the coding sequence ATGAAAACAATTCAAGGTACTTACGGAGAAGCCAAAATCTTCACAGATAACGTTGACGATCTGACGATTAAGCAAGTCTCCACCATGTTAAACGAACAATTCGCGACAGACAGTCATGTCCGGATCATGCCGGATTGTCACGCTGGAAAAGGGTCCGTCATCGGAACGACGATGCATGTGACGGACGAGGTCGTACCGAACCTCGTCGGTGTCGACATTGGTTGTGGCATGTTATGTACACGACTCGTTGAACAGGGACCGATCGACTATGCGAAACTGGATGCAACGATTCAGCGTCTTGTTCCAAGTGGCATGTCAGTGCGGCAGCAAGCCCATCCATTGTCTGAACAGGTACTGTTTAATGAAGTACTTGCACCGTTCAACGAGACACGCGCACGATTGTCGATCGGTACGCTCGGTGGAGGGAATCATTTTATCGAATTGAATCAGGATGGAGCAGGATACTTGTATCTCGTGATTCATTCTGGCAGTCGCAATCTTGGTAAGACAATTGCTGAACATTATCAAGCAGAAGCGGAAACGACGCGTTTCCAGTTTGATGCGGACCAAGTGATTGCGGAATTAAAGCAACAGGGGCTCGAGTCAGATATTCAGGAGACTTTACAACAACTGAAGGAACAACGATCTTCGTTTAATAAAAACTTAGCATCTGTTTCCGGTGAAGCGATGGAACGTTATCTACATGATTTACAGATTGCGCAACGCTACGCGGCACTGAATCGGCAAGCGATGACTGAGGTCATTTTCGAGGCGATGGGATGGACGGTAGCAGATCAGTTCGATACGATTCACAACTATATTGATCTCGAGGCGATGATTCTACGAAAAGGTGCCATCTCTGCGAAAGCAGGCGAGCGAGCAATCATTCCGATGAACATGCGCGATGGCTCCTTGATCGTCGTCGGAAAAGGAAATCCCGATTGGAACTACTCCGCGCCACACGGTGCAGGGCGTATCATGTCGCGATCAAAAGCATTTAAAACGGTTGAACTAGAGGCGTTCGAAAAGACAATGACCGATGTCTGGTCGAGTTCTGTCGTCGCATCGACACGTGACGAGTCACCGTTCGTCTACAAACCGATGGACGAAATCATTCGCAACACGAAAGAGACAGTCGACGTCGTCGACATCATTAAACCACTATACAATTTTAAGGCGAAGTGA